The Cannabis sativa cultivar Pink pepper isolate KNU-18-1 chromosome 8, ASM2916894v1, whole genome shotgun sequence genomic interval AATCGGATTCTCTGGAAAATGATCTCATATAGCGAAATTGAAGGAAATTAATTCATACTTTTTTgactcataataataataataataagatttaAGTCCAAGTTAGTGGATGTTGTTTTGTGCTTGTTtaattgcactaaaaatcatTTGAATTCTCAAAAGGTGAGAAAATAAGAAACGGAATttgagtatatatattataaggtAAGTGTACTGTGtgcatttaaaaaaaagtttcggTAGATTTTCATATGAGAATTTTTAAATTGAATTTTGTTGTATGATAGTgtacgttataattatttatgacgtaaatttttaaaaaatttcaaataatttataatatcgaaaattaaatttacatattttattacaatTGTTTTTCTTATAATTGTTTAAAccttattttttgtaatataaacTATTCATAAAATTTCCAAATGACCTTTAATAATTACAATatgtgttataaaaaaaaactaaactaaaaaatttaactCTCTCAAACActgaaataaatatatatgtttatgaaACGATAATTTAGGAGTctactaaattaatttttatattaattaatatagtaCAATTGTTGTGACACGTGTCAttgaatataaatatacaaGAGAGTGAGATAGCTTTGTAAGAGGCAAAAACTGGTGCTTGAAGAAGTGGTTGAACtagaaatatttaaatacaCTCATTGACGATGAAGTTGGTTGATTGAATTTGATGATCCTTGAAATGTAAGCATTATGATTCAACACTGGTGCAACACCAAGTTGTTGAGCCTTAAAGACAACAAAACAAGTTGTTGGGAGCTGAGTTGAGTTTAGGGCAATTAAATTGGTTGGCAGATAATGAAGACGAGCATTAGAAGAAGATTCTTATTTGGgaatttcattattatttttaatgcaAAAACCTGAGAAGTTTCGTACTTTTttcataacaataaaaaagtTGACAATTTGAGAGAAAAGGAATGAAAGAAATTGGTGATCATCATCTTGTATTGATGCTAAGGGAAGTCAACTCTCTTGGTTTTATTCTATTTGGAGAGTCAAACATAATTTTGGATCAAATTTTAGATGATGGAGCTCAACTACAAACTAGTCACAAGGTAAACGTTGACTTGTATAAAATACCATTGCTtaacaatatattattaaacTTTCAAAACAGTCCTGATTGAGAGACTCCAAAAGGGTATATATTGCTAAGTACAATTTTAGAGTATCAATGAAtcaagaggaaattacactctataccctttttatattgtccttttttatttttaccttcttttttaaaatctatcatttttacctctttttttaaacattgtaccaattttacccctgtcacttcaagatactcccCATGTaattctcttatgtaagggtattttgggtacaatacatataaaaagaggtatgtttcaaataaatataaaattagaggtaaatttgattaattgatgaataaaagaggcatttttcaacttacccctcaTGAATCAAACAATATTTCATATCAGATGGGCTTTGAAAAGCCCAAAAACACTTCTGGTGCTATTTAGGCCTGAACTAGTGAGTTTCAGCTTTTAACTCGGAAAGAGCTTTCTTTCCGAGAAGTTAAAAGTAGAAAGTAGAAGCTCAGTCAAACAGGACAATTAATAACTTTGTGTCTTGAAGACTTTTATTTAGGGACATTACTTCCTAATTCGGAAGCAGCTTTCGCGGCGCGATTTAACACATCTGAAACCCAAAGAGCTCCCTTGGAAAAGTATGTGCTGTTGGCTACAACACTACCAGCTGCCATAGCAGCTCTTCCAGTGACCGATGCAGCTGCTACAGCTGCTGTCCCAGTGACATAAGCAGCTGATCGAGTTATGTCCGAAACATGAAACTTCTGATCTACGGATTTAACAGTTTCCATACTTGAATAAATTGTGTCTGTCAGCCCAATTCTGTTGCTAATCTCAGCAACTTTGGCTGCTGCGGTAGCTGAAACGCGATGAGACTCGTCCAAAGCTTTGGCCTTCACTAATGCATCTTTCCCTAAAACATAACCTTTGGCTAGCATGGTTTTGACAACTTCTTGAGCCACTGTTATAGCTTCACTAGGAGAAGAAACAAATTGATTTGTGCTGTAAACCTGCTAGGACACCAGACAAGGTTTAACTGTCATCAATTTTTGGaacataattatcattatctTTCATTTTTTGGTTAACAGATTACAAGAAACTGATAGCTAAACTTAAGCTGATTTCAATTTGACATTTTTTGGTAGGAACATAACTTTTGTTTCCTATGTGAAACTAATGAGAAAACAGTAAGTTtaagctaattaggatttttaacCTCTGAATTTTGACAAATATTAAATCGTGCTTACGAAATC includes:
- the LOC115699272 gene encoding binding partner of ACD11 1, whose protein sequence is MHTSGGYTAQVTCLSPNATEKDVYDFFSHCGTIEHVEIIRSGENACTAYVTFIDAYALETAVLLSGATILDELVHISAWGTYGDESDQWNNSSWNPDGHSSSTVYSTNQFVSSPSEAITVAQEVVKTMLAKGYVLGKDALVKAKALDESHRVSATAAAKVAEISNRIGLTDTIYSSMETVKSVDQKFHVSDITRSAAYVTGTAAVAAASVTGRAAMAAGSVVANSTYFSKGALWVSDVLNRAAKAASELGSNVPK